From one Cyanobacterium stanieri PCC 7202 genomic stretch:
- a CDS encoding hypothetical protein (KEGG: ava:Ava_0937 hypothetical protein~SPTR: Putative uncharacterized protein) — MKQLKCFGVILIVIAILFGFFTRIVAVFQYVTFDIGPDPDQIRDAFVVMGIWDGEFPLLGPRAYGLGLGGHYLLPLYYYLFFPFTIFGGDPVFQAFPNALFSFLSIPLFIFLVYKLLENIDNSQRVFFSGLAGFWYSFLFGDIFISNFQWNPSSIPFFFFSFVLLYDLQMKNEFSWSIKCFLWALNGIVFAILLSLHTSTLFVMPIVFIISIILYLFKIHKETREIKLFLLPIVSCLSTFISLIPYWKMELATGFRNSKAILQTIRSGSSSTDVSFVGYVSEKIYNLVMNYVNIMRQAYFWNSSILYLLISISFLCLITYFGIVKFKGNQYIWYIMIASLGIFLIAAANIDADQSVFYYKILVLSIPIIFAVITLAYTNFRLKFKLFIYGFTSIVLILSMINNLIYNYNFMIAKYGNNRLLNTKEIAEIVDIIPSNSSICDPRIARRRETRNKYNYINTYVVENDIEIIDVCASGNYVIHPKRFLNIESNFLNDTNYEETYFVEPSYEGNLKLWPILTVSEYPSIERSSSLFLETETAYVYILE; from the coding sequence ATGAAACAACTTAAATGCTTCGGAGTTATATTGATCGTAATAGCCATACTATTCGGATTTTTTACAAGAATAGTGGCCGTTTTTCAATATGTTACTTTTGACATAGGGCCAGATCCAGATCAAATTAGAGATGCTTTTGTAGTCATGGGAATTTGGGATGGAGAGTTTCCTTTATTAGGTCCACGGGCTTATGGATTAGGTCTTGGAGGCCATTATCTTTTACCCTTATATTATTACCTCTTTTTTCCCTTTACTATCTTCGGAGGAGACCCTGTTTTTCAAGCATTTCCTAATGCTTTATTTTCATTTTTATCTATTCCATTATTCATATTTTTAGTTTATAAACTTTTAGAAAATATAGATAATTCTCAAAGAGTTTTTTTTAGTGGATTAGCAGGATTTTGGTATAGTTTTCTGTTTGGAGATATTTTTATTAGCAATTTTCAGTGGAATCCGAGTTCAATTCCTTTTTTCTTTTTTTCTTTTGTACTTTTATATGACTTACAAATGAAAAATGAATTTTCTTGGAGTATAAAATGTTTTTTATGGGCTTTAAATGGTATTGTATTCGCTATTCTACTTAGTTTACATACCTCCACATTGTTTGTAATGCCTATTGTTTTTATTATCAGCATAATTTTATATCTATTTAAAATACATAAAGAAACAAGAGAAATAAAATTATTTTTATTACCAATAGTAAGCTGTTTATCTACTTTTATATCTTTAATTCCTTATTGGAAAATGGAATTAGCAACGGGATTTCGCAATAGCAAAGCTATTTTACAAACAATTCGCTCTGGATCTAGTTCTACAGATGTATCATTTGTTGGTTATGTATCAGAAAAAATTTATAATCTAGTAATGAATTATGTCAATATAATGCGTCAGGCTTATTTTTGGAATTCATCCATACTATATTTATTAATATCTATAAGTTTTCTTTGTTTAATTACTTATTTCGGTATTGTCAAATTTAAAGGGAATCAATATATTTGGTATATTATGATTGCTAGTTTAGGAATATTTTTAATTGCAGCAGCAAATATCGATGCAGATCAATCAGTCTTTTATTATAAAATATTGGTCTTATCTATCCCAATTATTTTTGCAGTTATAACTTTAGCCTACACTAATTTTCGTTTAAAATTTAAGTTATTTATCTATGGTTTTACCTCCATAGTATTAATATTATCTATGATTAATAACTTAATTTATAATTATAATTTTATGATAGCTAAATATGGTAATAATCGTTTATTAAATACTAAAGAAATAGCTGAAATTGTAGATATAATTCCTTCCAATTCAAGTATATGCGATCCCAGAATTGCCAGAAGGAGAGAGACAAGGAATAAGTATAATTATATTAATACTTATGTTGTAGAAAATGACATTGAAATTATAGATGTTTGTGCATCTGGTAACTATGTAATACATCCCAAAAGATTTTTAAACATTGAAAGTAATTTTTTGAACGACACTAACTATGAAGAGACATATTTTGTAGAACCTTCCTATGAAGGAAATTTGAAACTATGGCCTATTTTAACTGTATCTGAATATCCAAGTATTGAAAGATCCTCAAGCCTTTTTTTAGAGACAGAAACAGCTTATGTTTATATTCTTGAATAA
- a CDS encoding acyl-CoA dehydrogenase domain-containing protein (PFAM: Acyl-CoA dehydrogenase, C-terminal domain; Acyl-CoA dehydrogenase, middle domain~COGs: COG1960 Acyl-CoA dehydrogenase~InterPro IPR006091:IPR006090~KEGG: cyh:Cyan8802_0026 acyl-CoA dehydrogenase domain protein~PFAM: acyl-CoA dehydrogenase domain-containing protein~SPTR: Acyl-CoA dehydrogenase domain protein), giving the protein MNPLPQYHTPEKLEQDLGNPIHGDSLMSYEKVIQIDESEQFPHQEIDWLYQWNLQDYYIPENCGGKFTSFEEFIAIVRVLSRRDQTIGIAFTTLFWSFITWMAGTQEQKDRLSEYIRNEHGAMCLGYSEKDHGADLVGGELTATKVDGGYVLNGEKWPINRATISGMSYILAKTADDNGGRCLSLFMVEKSKINSENYYNLPKILTHGIRASDMSGIGFKDCFVPDSMLIGKEGEGLEIALKGFQITRTLCSGFSHGAADTALRTTLKFALHRRVYEERVFDLPQPRKVLSDAFLDILICDCETIASCRGFHVVPEQFSVWSAVVKYFVTTQLETMINNISAVLGSRFYMREEHDSGIFQKVLRDNAIISVFDGSTVVNLHALILQFRQITKTRQRLNEKRLRAIEENLKTIFSLDLKPPTLQLDQLALFGKGADHVLQGLEIGLQKLADLQNTYEVEPAVLKELIRLGDIVLLELNNHDQTISQSNFEYGHHQSPETFELAKKYCTLHTATSCLFMWLYNRENLGEFFAKGEWLVLALNRLLYAIRSIPYNIYEEYENNLSKEMVTLYKTEKVFSIVPFQLAKN; this is encoded by the coding sequence ATGAACCCTTTGCCACAATATCATACTCCAGAAAAGCTAGAACAGGATTTGGGTAATCCTATCCACGGAGATAGTTTGATGTCCTATGAGAAAGTAATTCAAATCGATGAAAGTGAGCAATTTCCCCATCAAGAAATTGACTGGCTCTATCAATGGAATTTACAAGATTACTACATCCCCGAAAACTGTGGCGGTAAATTTACCTCCTTTGAAGAATTTATTGCCATCGTCAGGGTTTTATCAAGAAGAGATCAAACTATCGGTATCGCTTTTACAACCCTATTCTGGTCATTTATAACTTGGATGGCAGGAACTCAAGAGCAAAAAGATCGACTCTCGGAGTATATTAGAAACGAGCATGGGGCGATGTGTTTGGGGTACTCCGAAAAAGATCATGGAGCCGATTTGGTAGGGGGTGAATTGACTGCCACCAAGGTGGATGGGGGTTATGTCCTCAACGGTGAAAAATGGCCCATTAATAGGGCAACCATTTCTGGGATGTCCTATATTTTGGCAAAAACTGCCGATGATAATGGGGGTAGGTGTTTATCTCTGTTTATGGTGGAAAAGAGTAAGATTAATTCGGAAAATTACTATAATCTACCGAAAATTTTAACCCATGGTATTCGAGCATCGGATATGAGTGGTATCGGTTTTAAAGATTGTTTTGTTCCCGATTCCATGCTTATCGGCAAAGAAGGAGAAGGGTTAGAAATCGCCCTCAAAGGCTTTCAAATTACCCGCACCCTTTGCTCTGGTTTTTCCCATGGGGCGGCGGACACAGCCCTAAGAACCACCCTAAAATTTGCTCTCCATCGTCGGGTATATGAAGAAAGGGTATTTGATTTACCCCAACCTCGTAAGGTTTTGAGCGATGCTTTTTTGGATATTCTCATCTGTGATTGTGAAACCATTGCTTCTTGTCGTGGTTTTCATGTAGTACCCGAACAGTTTAGCGTTTGGTCTGCGGTGGTCAAATATTTTGTCACTACTCAGCTAGAAACCATGATCAACAATATCTCTGCGGTATTGGGTTCTCGTTTTTATATGCGCGAAGAGCATGATTCTGGTATCTTTCAAAAGGTATTACGGGATAATGCCATTATTAGTGTTTTTGATGGCAGTACGGTGGTTAATTTACACGCCCTGATTTTACAGTTTCGACAAATTACTAAAACTCGTCAAAGACTGAATGAAAAACGTTTAAGGGCGATCGAAGAAAATCTGAAAACCATATTTTCTCTTGATCTAAAACCACCGACACTACAGTTGGATCAACTAGCATTATTTGGTAAGGGGGCAGATCATGTATTACAAGGATTAGAGATTGGCCTACAAAAATTAGCTGATTTACAAAATACTTACGAAGTAGAACCTGCGGTTTTGAAAGAATTAATTAGATTGGGTGATATAGTGTTGCTGGAATTGAATAATCATGACCAGACCATCAGTCAATCCAATTTTGAGTATGGACATCATCAATCTCCAGAAACCTTTGAACTAGCCAAAAAATATTGCACATTACATACAGCAACAAGCTGTTTATTTATGTGGTTATATAATCGAGAAAATTTAGGGGAATTTTTCGCAAAAGGTGAATGGTTAGTTTTAGCATTAAATCGTCTTCTTTATGCTATCCGCTCAATTCCTTATAACATTTATGAAGAATATGAGAACAATTTGAGTAAAGAAATGGTTACACTATACAAAACAGAAAAAGTGTTTTCTATAGTACCTTTTCAGTTAGCAAAAAACTAA
- a CDS encoding Oligosaccharyl transferase STT3 subunit (COGs: COG1807 4-amino-4-deoxy-L-arabinose transferase and related glycosyltransferase of PMT family~InterPro IPR003674~KEGG: cyh:Cyan8802_2869 glycosyl transferase family 39~PFAM: Oligosaccharyl transferase STT3 subunit~SPTR: Glycosyl transferase family 39), whose amino-acid sequence MNKNNTFISLLLILALAIFLRIFLLASIPGGFSCDEAANAYESYSIAETLRDRYGKFLPMFINPLKNDAKEALYFYLMIPFIKILGLNEFATRLPSVLLGVLTVLTVYFLAKEMLNKKTGLIAALLLSISPWHIHFNRIAFRLNLLPLLFCLGVLFFVKSFKQPKYLPLSSFVFALSLYTYNSARVFVPLFLLCLTTIFWKHLWQHKKETTLSLILFLFIFIPLLKFWISPEGMVRARGTGIENNSFVILKNYFSHFNPNFLFFNGKSVITENPSQMGELYLFEIITVPLGILKLLRDNVKTKMILLPWLLLYPIPAIFVGSESPQRSIIGVSLFAIISAIGIAYLIDNWSYKRQTIALATGLIVMSNVTFFSYKYFVNYPPEAAKLWNYGLKEAIDFSKKSSYGGFVLSSDTNSGCYAIHDFISQIPFYTQYSPQKYQQSPIPPWVRDSKDKVYSLGNYHLMSISKQDILITEYLYILRPEEIVTLESKGYNWKEIYTVIDSQGIEYFKLVEISI is encoded by the coding sequence ATGAATAAAAATAATACTTTTATTTCTTTATTGCTTATCTTAGCACTAGCCATTTTTTTAAGAATTTTTTTGCTAGCATCCATTCCAGGTGGTTTTTCTTGTGATGAAGCGGCGAACGCTTACGAATCTTATTCAATTGCCGAAACTTTACGAGATAGATACGGTAAATTTTTGCCCATGTTTATTAACCCTCTGAAAAATGATGCGAAAGAGGCTTTATATTTCTATTTAATGATACCATTTATTAAAATTTTGGGTCTTAACGAATTCGCAACGAGACTTCCATCTGTTTTACTTGGAGTATTAACTGTTTTAACAGTTTATTTCCTTGCAAAGGAAATGCTCAATAAAAAAACTGGATTAATTGCAGCCCTACTTTTATCTATCAGTCCATGGCACATACACTTTAATCGAATTGCCTTTAGGCTTAATTTACTACCTTTACTATTTTGCTTAGGAGTTTTATTTTTCGTTAAAAGCTTTAAACAACCCAAATATCTCCCTTTAAGCAGTTTTGTGTTTGCATTAAGTCTATACACGTACAATTCTGCTAGAGTTTTTGTACCACTTTTTTTACTTTGTTTAACCACTATTTTTTGGAAACACTTATGGCAACATAAAAAAGAGACCACTCTTTCTTTAATCTTATTCTTATTTATTTTTATACCTTTATTAAAGTTTTGGATTTCTCCAGAAGGGATGGTCAGAGCCAGAGGAACTGGTATAGAAAATAATTCTTTTGTAATTTTAAAAAATTACTTTTCACATTTTAATCCTAATTTTTTATTTTTCAACGGAAAATCAGTAATCACAGAAAATCCATCTCAAATGGGTGAACTTTATTTATTTGAAATAATAACAGTTCCTTTAGGGATTCTAAAATTGCTTCGAGATAATGTGAAAACAAAAATGATCTTACTACCTTGGCTGTTGTTATATCCTATCCCGGCAATTTTTGTTGGTTCAGAAAGTCCTCAACGCTCAATAATAGGAGTTTCTTTGTTTGCAATAATTTCAGCCATTGGTATTGCCTACTTAATAGATAATTGGAGTTATAAAAGACAAACAATAGCTTTAGCTACTGGACTTATTGTAATGAGCAATGTGACATTTTTTTCTTATAAATATTTTGTCAACTATCCACCTGAAGCCGCAAAGCTATGGAATTATGGACTCAAGGAAGCAATTGACTTTTCCAAAAAAAGTTCTTATGGTGGTTTTGTGCTGAGTAGTGATACTAATAGTGGTTGTTATGCCATACATGATTTTATCTCTCAGATTCCTTTTTACACCCAATATTCTCCACAAAAATATCAACAATCTCCCATTCCTCCCTGGGTTAGAGATTCCAAGGACAAAGTTTATTCTCTCGGTAATTATCATCTTATGTCTATATCTAAACAGGACATTTTAATTACAGAATACCTCTATATTCTTCGTCCAGAAGAGATCGTAACACTTGAATCGAAAGGGTACAATTGGAAAGAAATTTATACAGTTATAGATTCTCAAGGTATAGAATATTTTAAATTAGTTGAAATTTCTATCTAA
- a CDS encoding phosphopantetheine-binding protein (PFAM: Phosphopantetheine attachment site~InterPro IPR006163:IPR009081:IPR006162~KEGG: mar:MAE_22960 hypothetical protein~PFAM: phosphopantetheine-binding~SPTR: Putative uncharacterized protein): MTNSQIKIVQNWLIDQLSEQLSLDPENISVNESLTRYGLDSIDAVTMVGDLEDWLDLELPSTLFWDYPTIAQSSAYLVENFDLENISLTANETPVTPAKSAEPVLAGEKKSGLFGRLMGR, from the coding sequence ATGACTAATTCCCAAATTAAAATTGTACAAAATTGGCTTATTGATCAATTATCAGAACAGTTGTCACTAGATCCTGAAAATATTAGTGTAAATGAGTCTTTGACCCGTTATGGTTTGGATTCTATTGATGCGGTAACAATGGTAGGAGACTTAGAAGATTGGTTAGATTTGGAGTTACCTTCCACTTTATTTTGGGATTATCCTACCATCGCTCAGTCATCTGCTTATTTAGTAGAAAATTTTGACTTAGAAAATATTTCTCTCACAGCAAATGAAACTCCTGTAACACCAGCAAAATCGGCAGAACCAGTCTTGGCTGGGGAGAAAAAGTCAGGATTATTTGGTCGCTTAATGGGTCGTTAA
- a CDS encoding AMP-dependent synthetase and ligase (PFAM: AMP-binding enzyme~COGs: COG0318 Acyl-CoA synthetase (AMP-forming)/AMP-acid ligase II~InterPro IPR000873~KEGG: cyt:cce_1418 AMP-dependent synthetase and ligase~PFAM: AMP-dependent synthetase and ligase~SPTR: Probable AMP-dependent synthetase and ligase), whose product MNKAIEINTLIDLLELRAKNQPEKIGYTFLIDGKRESEPLTYSMLYRQARAIAFTIQKNNWQGERALLLYPQGLEVVSAFCGCLLGDVIAIPVPPPESGRLKRTLPRLRAIVKDAKASLIFTNQKILELIEGVADEFPEFQEMNIVDIEKIDLDSADTWQKPDITPDTIAYLQYTSGSTATPKGVMLTHHNLIHHCRYLQRACGYDENSISLTWMPYFHDYGLVEGLMTPLYNGHRCYIMSPFSFIKRPLQWLKNISKYGVTHSQAPNFAYDLCCKKVKDSQVGDLDLSKWEAAGNAAEPINPEVMLKFADKFASGGFRWETFAPAYGLAEYTLLVSTKAKGTKPVFCAVDTASLEQNKVVVKDADGEGVRILPSCGRLVCETEVAIAHPNSLTRCADDEVGEIWVKDPSVAQGYWQREEESNHTFRAYLQDSQEGAFLRTGDLGFMYDGELYINGRMKDLIIIRGTNHYPQDIEWTVQSLNPALRSDYGAAFSVEVAGEEKLVVVQEIERKADIDNPEQLIADIRQIIAEDHELQVYGVVLAKSGTITKTASGKIQRSVCKQKFLRGEINAIASWVEK is encoded by the coding sequence ATGAATAAAGCAATAGAAATAAATACTTTAATTGATTTACTTGAGCTGAGGGCTAAAAATCAACCAGAGAAGATAGGATATACTTTTTTGATTGATGGAAAAAGAGAATCTGAGCCTTTAACTTATAGTATGTTATATCGTCAGGCAAGGGCGATCGCATTTACCATTCAAAAAAACAATTGGCAAGGAGAAAGAGCCTTATTATTATATCCCCAAGGATTAGAAGTAGTTAGCGCTTTCTGTGGCTGTTTATTAGGGGATGTCATTGCCATTCCTGTGCCTCCCCCAGAATCAGGGAGATTAAAACGAACTTTACCCCGTCTTAGAGCCATTGTCAAAGATGCAAAAGCCTCCCTTATCTTCACCAATCAAAAAATATTGGAACTCATAGAAGGGGTAGCCGATGAGTTTCCCGAATTTCAGGAGATGAACATCGTTGATATTGAAAAAATTGACTTAGATTCGGCGGATACGTGGCAAAAACCTGATATTACTCCCGATACCATTGCTTACCTACAATATACCTCTGGTTCTACTGCCACTCCTAAAGGGGTAATGCTCACCCATCATAATTTAATCCACCATTGTCGTTACTTACAAAGGGCTTGTGGTTATGATGAAAACAGTATTAGTTTAACTTGGATGCCCTATTTCCATGATTATGGCTTAGTGGAGGGTTTGATGACTCCTTTATATAATGGTCATCGTTGTTATATTATGTCTCCTTTCTCTTTTATTAAACGCCCCCTACAGTGGTTGAAAAATATCAGTAAATATGGCGTTACCCATTCCCAAGCCCCTAACTTTGCCTATGATTTATGTTGTAAAAAGGTTAAAGATTCTCAGGTAGGGGATTTGGATTTGAGTAAGTGGGAGGCGGCAGGAAATGCTGCTGAACCCATTAACCCAGAAGTTATGTTAAAGTTTGCTGACAAATTCGCTTCTGGGGGTTTTCGTTGGGAAACCTTTGCCCCTGCCTACGGCTTGGCGGAATATACCCTACTGGTTTCCACTAAGGCCAAGGGTACAAAACCTGTTTTTTGTGCGGTGGATACCGCTAGTTTGGAACAAAATAAGGTGGTGGTTAAGGATGCCGATGGTGAAGGGGTGAGAATTTTGCCCAGTTGTGGTAGGTTGGTATGTGAGACTGAAGTTGCGATCGCCCATCCAAATAGTTTAACCCGTTGTGCCGATGATGAAGTGGGGGAAATCTGGGTAAAAGATCCTAGTGTAGCTCAGGGTTACTGGCAAAGGGAGGAGGAGAGTAATCATACATTTCGAGCCTATCTCCAAGATAGTCAAGAAGGGGCTTTTTTGCGCACAGGGGATTTAGGGTTTATGTACGATGGCGAATTATATATTAATGGTCGGATGAAGGATTTGATCATTATTCGTGGTACGAACCATTATCCCCAAGATATAGAATGGACGGTACAAAGTTTAAATCCTGCCCTGCGTTCGGATTATGGGGCGGCTTTTTCTGTGGAGGTAGCAGGGGAAGAAAAATTAGTAGTCGTCCAAGAAATAGAGCGTAAAGCTGATATAGATAATCCTGAGCAGTTAATTGCTGATATTCGTCAAATCATCGCCGAAGATCATGAATTACAGGTTTATGGGGTCGTTTTAGCAAAATCTGGCACTATTACGAAAACCGCTAGTGGCAAGATTCAACGCTCTGTATGTAAGCAAAAATTCTTACGTGGAGAGATAAATGCGATCGCCTCTTGGGTTGAAAAGTAA
- a CDS encoding hypothetical protein (KEGG: mar:MAE_62410 hypothetical protein~SPTR: Putative uncharacterized protein), whose translation MKRSHLWTWALVVTGLWSVGFIYNVYLSGYASWLRTMYVVKSRLVEEIDEPQIIVAGGSGVQYTINSDVMAESLGMPVVNFGLNGGIGLDLLLTTMLEKVRPGDIMLVIPEYSFLLNDEGTDTLSPTFGIVIGRPGLGGIPIKEVLETTVTLGIPSVRPLIKTTQDIVTEGRLDYYGDPLTSRGDATIELPRNSAWWKMPIRSSISQHSINSLRQFKKDIEARGGTLVFSLPVVYGSDDQDTIANIQKTADALSEIAPTLYDKETLNIYDNSDLFADTHYHLKISERTVRSEQLVRELQMALPQFSVASHDVEGK comes from the coding sequence ATGAAACGTTCTCATTTATGGACTTGGGCATTAGTAGTAACAGGGTTATGGTCAGTAGGATTTATTTACAATGTTTATCTTAGTGGTTATGCTAGTTGGCTTAGAACAATGTATGTAGTTAAATCAAGATTAGTAGAAGAAATAGATGAACCTCAAATTATTGTTGCTGGAGGTTCTGGGGTTCAGTATACGATCAACTCAGACGTAATGGCAGAATCTTTGGGTATGCCTGTGGTTAATTTTGGTCTGAATGGAGGTATTGGTTTAGATTTACTTTTAACTACTATGTTAGAAAAAGTTAGACCTGGAGATATTATGTTAGTAATTCCAGAGTATTCTTTTCTTTTGAATGATGAGGGTACAGATACACTTTCTCCCACTTTTGGGATTGTAATTGGTCGTCCGGGTTTAGGGGGAATTCCGATCAAAGAAGTATTAGAAACCACTGTAACTTTGGGAATACCGTCTGTACGTCCTTTAATAAAAACAACTCAAGACATCGTGACAGAGGGAAGACTTGACTATTATGGAGATCCTTTAACCTCCAGAGGAGATGCTACTATTGAGTTGCCTCGTAATTCTGCATGGTGGAAAATGCCCATTCGTTCTTCGATTTCCCAACATTCTATTAACAGTTTACGTCAGTTTAAAAAAGATATAGAAGCAAGGGGGGGAACGTTGGTATTCTCTTTACCAGTGGTATATGGTAGTGATGATCAAGATACTATTGCCAATATTCAAAAAACAGCAGATGCTTTGTCGGAGATTGCTCCGACTCTCTACGATAAGGAAACTCTAAATATTTATGACAATTCTGATTTATTTGCAGATACCCATTATCATTTAAAAATATCGGAGAGAACTGTTCGCTCTGAGCAGCTAGTGAGAGAACTTCAAATGGCGTTGCCCCAGTTTTCTGTGGCTTCCCATGATGTAGAGGGTAAATAG
- a CDS encoding membrane bound O-acyl transferase MBOAT family protein (PFAM: MBOAT family~COGs: COG1696 membrane protein involved in D-alanine export~InterPro IPR004299~KEGG: cyt:cce_4051 membrane bound O-acyl transferase, MBOAT~PFAM: membrane bound O-acyl transferase MBOAT family protein~SPTR: Membrane bound O-acyl transferase, MBOAT), which yields MNYSEFSFWWIFILFSIPFFGVRYLAQRMNLWRGFFDSLGIVSLSLLLFYNASRSSFVVFVIEIIVNYVLVQFMLKKEGNQAKLIAGFIIVFDIAILAYFKYLTFFVEDVIGLFVSVPDNWQSASPIPIRNQIPPGVSFYTFQMIAFVVDSLKAKKKSAIAFLDYVNFIAFFPQIVAGPIERRVDLLPQISNFRFKFTAENFEMGFRWISLGAFMKFVLADNIAPYIDLSNSANPWIIWFFAFLFTLRIYFDFAGYSFVALGIAKILGIRLTVNFLAPYTSQSINEFWRRWHVTLSTWFRDYVFIPLMGSQKQFAPLFLFITFTLSGFWHGAAWNFIIWGAYHGSLLLILRYLGRPFQKFSNKYFKRSEFVSWALTFSSVVLGCLFFMETDTRRLLTKLKTIALPWNYTPSNLIDWLQSYNVNEGWTLIFILFLSLTVLLLEFMAIWRKKFEYELLLSPWIARGLLGLTILLAANQPSEFIYFAF from the coding sequence TTGAACTATTCAGAATTTTCCTTTTGGTGGATTTTTATCCTTTTTAGCATTCCTTTTTTTGGGGTTCGTTATCTTGCTCAAAGAATGAACCTCTGGAGGGGCTTTTTTGACAGTTTAGGGATTGTTTCTCTTTCTTTATTGCTGTTTTATAATGCTAGTCGTTCTAGTTTTGTTGTTTTTGTTATTGAGATAATTGTTAACTACGTTTTAGTGCAATTTATGCTCAAAAAAGAAGGCAATCAAGCTAAGTTAATTGCTGGTTTTATTATTGTTTTTGATATTGCAATTTTAGCCTATTTTAAGTATTTGACCTTTTTTGTGGAGGATGTTATTGGCTTATTTGTCAGTGTACCTGACAATTGGCAAAGTGCTTCTCCTATCCCCATCAGAAATCAAATTCCCCCTGGGGTTTCTTTTTATACTTTCCAGATGATCGCTTTTGTAGTCGATTCTCTCAAAGCAAAGAAAAAAAGTGCGATCGCATTTTTGGACTATGTTAACTTTATCGCCTTTTTCCCCCAAATTGTAGCCGGCCCCATTGAACGACGAGTGGACTTACTACCCCAAATCAGTAACTTCCGTTTTAAATTTACTGCCGAAAACTTTGAAATGGGATTTCGCTGGATTTCCTTGGGTGCTTTTATGAAATTTGTCTTAGCTGATAATATTGCGCCCTACATTGATTTAAGTAACAGTGCCAACCCTTGGATAATCTGGTTTTTTGCCTTCCTTTTCACCCTCAGAATTTATTTTGACTTTGCAGGTTATAGCTTCGTCGCATTAGGTATTGCCAAAATTTTGGGTATCAGATTAACAGTTAATTTCCTTGCACCATATACATCCCAGAGTATTAACGAATTTTGGCGTAGATGGCACGTTACCCTCAGTACATGGTTTAGAGACTATGTCTTTATTCCCCTGATGGGTTCTCAAAAACAATTTGCTCCCCTATTCTTGTTCATCACCTTCACCCTCTCAGGATTTTGGCATGGGGCGGCATGGAATTTTATTATTTGGGGTGCTTACCATGGCAGTTTATTACTAATACTGCGTTATTTGGGCAGACCATTTCAAAAATTTAGTAATAAATACTTTAAGAGATCTGAATTTGTAAGTTGGGCTTTAACTTTTTCTTCAGTGGTTTTAGGATGTCTATTTTTTATGGAAACCGATACCAGAAGATTGTTAACCAAATTAAAAACCATTGCCCTGCCCTGGAATTATACCCCCAGTAATTTAATTGACTGGTTACAGTCTTATAACGTTAATGAAGGATGGACTCTGATTTTTATATTATTTTTATCTTTAACAGTTCTATTATTAGAATTTATGGCAATTTGGCGTAAAAAATTTGAATACGAATTATTATTATCACCTTGGATTGCTAGAGGTTTATTGGGTTTAACTATTCTTTTAGCCGCAAATCAGCCTTCGGAGTTTATTTATTTTGCATTTTAA